The following DNA comes from bacterium.
GCCGGCCTGTTCTGCCATGGACCTGCCCCGGACGATGGCGCACCGTTCAGGACACCGGCGTCGAGCCTACGTCGAGACGTACGGCTGCCAGATGAATCTGGCCGACGCCGAGCTCATGCAGGGCATCCTGGCCGCCCAGGGCTTCGAGCTCGCCGAGCGCCCGGAGGACGCCGATGTCATCCTCGTCAACACCTGTGCGGTGCGTGAGCACGCCGAGCAGCGGGTGCTCGGTCGGGTCGGCCAGCTCAACCGGCTGAAGAAGCAGCGGCCGGACCTGGTCATCGGGGTCACGGGGTGTATGGCCCAGCGCATGGGCGAGACGCTTCTCGCCCGCGCACCCTACGTGGAGCTGGTGATGGGGCCCGACGGCTACCGGCGGCTGCCGGAAGCGCTCCGGGCGATTCGGCCGGACTGGCTGGACTCCTCTGCCGCCGCCCCCGCGCCGAGACCGACCACGAGTCAGCCGTCGTCGCCGGAGCCGCGGCCCGGCCGCCGACGGGAGCTCCCGGTGCTGGGCGTGATCACGACGGGCGCGCTACGGGACGCCGGGCCCGGTGAGAACGGCCGGGGCGGCGCGACGCCGCGGGTCGCCGTCCTGGGCTTCGAGCCCCACGAGAACTACGAGGGGCTCGAGGTGCGGCGCAACTCGCGGGTCACGGCGTGGGTGCCGATCCAGCGCGGGTGCGACTACCGGTGTACGTACTGCATCGTGCCCTACACCCGTGGCCCCGAAAAGAACCGCGACCCGGAACGCATCCTCGAGGAAGTGAGGGCGATCGCCGAGCAGGGGATCCCCGAGGTCGTGCTGCTGGGCCAGACGGTCAACTCCTACGAGTATGGGGAGTGGGACTTCCCGCGGCTGCTGCGCGCGGTGGCGCGCGTGGACGGGATCCGGCGGGTCCGCTTCACCTCCCCGCACCCGAACGACGTCACGGAGCGGCTGGTGGAGGTCATGGCGGAGGAGCCGACGGTGTGCCGTCACCTCCACCTGCCGGTCCAGGCCGGGCACGACCGGACGCTCAAGCGGATGCTGCGGCGCTACACGGTGGCCTCGTACCTGGAGAAGGTGCGGATGGTGCGGGAGGCGATGCCGGACATCGCGCTCTCGACCGACATCATCGTGGCGTTCCCGGGTGAGACGGAGGAGGAGTTCGAGGCCACGCTGGACCTGGTGCGCGCGGTGCGGTACGACGACGCGTTCATGTACCGCTTCTCGCCGCGGGACGGGACGCCGGCCACGCGACTCCCGCCCGAGCAGTTTGTCCCGGACGATGTCGCCCAGGCACGCCTGGAGAAGCTCATCGCGGTGCAGCGGGAGATCCAGGCGGAGATCAACCGGGGTGAAGTGGGCCGGGAGGTGGAGGTGCTGGTGGAGAAGGAGGCCCGCAGCCCCG
Coding sequences within:
- a CDS encoding tRNA (N6-isopentenyl adenosine(37)-C2)-methylthiotransferase MiaB, with translation MSRRAQPACSAMDLPRTMAHRSGHRRRAYVETYGCQMNLADAELMQGILAAQGFELAERPEDADVILVNTCAVREHAEQRVLGRVGQLNRLKKQRPDLVIGVTGCMAQRMGETLLARAPYVELVMGPDGYRRLPEALRAIRPDWLDSSAAAPAPRPTTSQPSSPEPRPGRRRELPVLGVITTGALRDAGPGENGRGGATPRVAVLGFEPHENYEGLEVRRNSRVTAWVPIQRGCDYRCTYCIVPYTRGPEKNRDPERILEEVRAIAEQGIPEVVLLGQTVNSYEYGEWDFPRLLRAVARVDGIRRVRFTSPHPNDVTERLVEVMAEEPTVCRHLHLPVQAGHDRTLKRMLRRYTVASYLEKVRMVREAMPDIALSTDIIVAFPGETEEEFEATLDLVRAVRYDDAFMYRFSPRDGTPATRLPPEQFVPDDVAQARLEKLIAVQREIQAEINRGEVGREVEVLVEKEARSPGDVLGRTESNKVVAFPGGPELVGQFVRVRLTGTTGATFTGVPVGAGAGAGRVA